GGCTCAAACAGCCAGGCAGGCTGGGACACTCGGCGACCCAGTAGCCGTCTTCCCCAGGATACAGCACAACCTGTCTCATACGGGCACCTCCTTCACATCTTCCTCGTCACCGCAGCGAGAAAATCAACGTCGCTTGCCTGGTCTGCCTCCCCGCGGACCACGGAGCCAAAGACGCGCACGTTGCGCGCCCCATGCTTGGCGGCAATGCGCAGGATCTCTTCATAGAGCACCGCCTTGGTGCGCTCGATGGACTCCCGGAAATAGGGGTTCTTGATGGCTGAGGCGACAACCAGGTCGACCGGCCGCCCAAACAGC
The genomic region above belongs to Candidatus Acetothermia bacterium and contains:
- a CDS encoding nucleotidyltransferase domain-containing protein, with product MNAELERRRDELAALCRRFRGRRLEAFGSAAVGGFREETSDLDFLVEFQPPIEPGYVDRYFGVLESLEALFGRPVDLVVASAIKNPYFRESIERTKAVLYEEILRIAAKHGARNVRVFGSVVRGEADQASDVDFLAAVTRKM